A window of the Acidimicrobiales bacterium genome harbors these coding sequences:
- a CDS encoding LLM class flavin-dependent oxidoreductase, which translates to MEFVANLVDSSIDPAAWAQVREDEGWHVVSVADHVADRGRTYPHVWVAAGAMAAATSTVRIASAFANNLLRSPVDVAHAGLAVQQASGGRFELGLGAGWSQPEVEGSGLRYPPPGERVERYAEALQIVSTLLETRHCRFSGTYYQIDIGPIGPPVDTPPTLTASLGGPRSIALCAALVSRVEVKITGRVTRGGTLAYGDLASIDDAHVVDLVERVRRANPDAALSTFIQVGCGNGERLVTLQRDLEGSFLGRFIGEPDRVANALFDLERFGFDRVLLTPYTPDSLDVLAPAILP; encoded by the coding sequence GTGGAGTTCGTTGCCAATCTCGTCGACAGCAGCATCGATCCGGCCGCCTGGGCCCAGGTCCGCGAGGACGAAGGCTGGCACGTCGTGTCCGTCGCCGATCACGTGGCCGATCGTGGCCGCACCTATCCGCACGTCTGGGTGGCGGCCGGGGCGATGGCTGCGGCCACCTCTACGGTCCGCATCGCCTCGGCGTTCGCCAACAACCTGCTGCGCTCGCCCGTCGATGTCGCCCACGCCGGTCTCGCTGTGCAGCAGGCATCGGGCGGCCGGTTCGAGCTCGGCTTGGGCGCCGGCTGGTCACAACCCGAGGTGGAGGGGAGTGGGCTGCGCTACCCGCCGCCGGGCGAACGAGTCGAGCGGTACGCCGAAGCGTTGCAGATCGTGTCGACGTTGCTCGAGACTCGCCACTGTCGCTTCAGCGGCACGTACTACCAGATCGACATCGGCCCAATTGGTCCGCCGGTCGACACCCCACCAACGCTGACCGCGTCGCTCGGCGGCCCCCGCTCGATCGCTCTCTGCGCAGCGCTGGTGTCCCGGGTCGAGGTGAAGATCACGGGTCGAGTCACTCGTGGCGGCACGCTGGCTTACGGCGACCTGGCATCGATCGACGACGCCCACGTGGTCGACCTCGTCGAGCGGGTCCGCCGCGCCAACCCCGACGCGGCGCTGTCGACCTTCATCCAGGTCGGGTGCGGCAACGGAGAGCGACTCGTCACCCTGCAGCGCGATCTCGAAGGGTCGTTCCTCGGGCGGTTCATCGGTGAGCCCGATCGAGTCGCCAACGCACTGTTCGATCTCGAGCGGTTCGGGTTCGACCGGGTGCTGCTCACGCCCTACACCCCGGACTCACTCGACGTCCTCGCCCCGGCGATCCTCCCCTGA
- a CDS encoding carboxypeptidase regulatory-like domain-containing protein, which produces MVIAAVTVLAVGATTPAGASISTGEIDGTVIAPGGAPADGVTVYLWAFAPDEPLDSTTTDGNGDFTFANVAQGSYNVEYVDPRYERILHGGEPSHPTSNVAVTAGSVTTLNWQLRSGSSASGQLVDTNGDPIEGATVRARLTSQGGRPSNESIWVADAAAPNWNSLRWSSTTTGADGRYTLPGLAYGDYILEFTAPGFTTQYWDGYLTPANALHIERGRQLVGIDAVLSASVAITGVVTDGDGAPVAGVDVVATGAYSFAGSWGAVSGPDGSYRIDGLMPSTYTVDFGGEPVGYHSVAGVTAGTLAAGSTGVVDQQLDRMGSLTGTLIGDDGEPVADMMVGLYGDSPYFPEYYTYSATDGSFELLALQLRTYPRLHIGSVAPLPTAYLPLDVTDGLTVTDGLATDLGVVTVAVGAVITGQVFDDGGSPVAGVTVTAGGVSGARSHPSGADGTYVIGGLADGTYEVSNQSDGSVGVATVSNVATALGQPATGVDLVLPEPAATVAVTGTVVDSQGQPIAGVNITASHELGYWTRQGVTGPDGTYSVELGLGGNTIVRANGGSVGYGSAVSDAVVEGSVGAEGVDFALTKLPSIVGTVSGPDGHPIAGIRVGGSWSNVETDAQGHYEYLWASPGDFALGFADPSARFAPSTQIVTVPAGESVTTLDVQLAHGYTLSGRVSGPNGEVAPDLTVQLLDGDGAIIDTASTSSVGTYAIYGVPTGSYVIRVIDDRPSPTWGESYLDDGAAVVVSGATSGLDIELVPNGTISGRVTNELGASMVNAEVTAVRHDSGLAVAVAMTDSGGNYTLSGLGSASYDIRFDGDAVGAEWYDDALDRAGALAVVVPAGGSITNIDASVGPETEVSGTVTDVNGDPVANLAITTVPVDGDNVVDWAYTGADGTYQLSVDPGSYHIVTGEQVGVAATCYGDTVDRSAAIAVDVARTDLVDIDIEVAHGATGTISGVVLDGDGAPSEGGAVTVRNVDTGETYQYFPGGDGLWSVLVPAGAYTAEVYVYASDVTFVHGGDTPTVFEIGDGTTIDNVVLTLDGSTPEVTPGAGVVANADAASTDEDVAVVVDVLANDVDLADPVVTIVTSADHGTLDVLAGGTVRYTPNEHWHGVDAFTYQVCTSASACDSAIVTVSVASINDRPLAVDDSYSVASVNDPFVTPAPGVLSNDSDVDGDALTAELVTGPAHGTVVVGSDGGFTYTPDGSSCGSETFEYRVSDAVDTDTGTVTLEITCPAATTTTTTQPTTTTTQPTTTTTQPTTTTTTQPTTTTTTRPATTTTTAAPVRRDLPLNDATSLAEVIESRDYVPDRDADTMRLYRAFFDRDPDLAGAKYWLVESRSGINYDDVAWGFANSTEFQQTYGGGLTNRRFLEIVYTNVLGRTPDPVGFNYWLATMDAGLDRHLVVRWVAAGHEFEARFPYQPSS; this is translated from the coding sequence ATGGTCATCGCTGCGGTGACAGTGCTTGCCGTCGGCGCTACGACCCCGGCCGGTGCGTCGATATCGACCGGCGAGATCGACGGCACCGTCATCGCCCCCGGAGGCGCACCTGCGGATGGCGTCACCGTCTACCTGTGGGCGTTCGCACCCGACGAACCGCTCGACAGCACCACGACCGACGGCAACGGCGACTTCACCTTCGCCAACGTGGCGCAAGGTAGCTACAACGTCGAATACGTCGATCCTCGCTACGAGCGGATCTTGCACGGCGGCGAACCGTCGCATCCGACGAGCAACGTCGCCGTCACCGCCGGTTCGGTGACGACCCTGAATTGGCAGCTTCGCTCGGGTTCGTCTGCCAGCGGGCAGCTGGTCGACACGAATGGCGACCCGATCGAGGGCGCAACCGTTCGCGCCCGTCTGACATCGCAAGGCGGTCGCCCGTCGAACGAGTCGATATGGGTCGCTGACGCGGCTGCGCCCAACTGGAATTCGCTGCGGTGGTCGTCGACGACCACCGGCGCCGACGGGCGCTACACCCTGCCCGGGCTGGCCTACGGCGACTACATCCTCGAGTTCACCGCCCCTGGCTTCACCACTCAGTACTGGGACGGCTATCTCACCCCGGCCAATGCTCTGCATATCGAGCGCGGTCGGCAGCTCGTCGGCATCGACGCCGTGTTGAGCGCCTCGGTCGCCATCACGGGCGTCGTAACTGACGGAGACGGCGCACCCGTCGCCGGTGTCGACGTCGTCGCCACCGGTGCCTACTCGTTCGCCGGGAGCTGGGGCGCAGTGAGCGGACCCGACGGCAGCTACCGCATCGACGGCTTGATGCCGTCCACGTACACCGTCGACTTCGGCGGTGAGCCGGTCGGCTACCACTCGGTGGCCGGCGTCACTGCGGGAACGCTCGCCGCCGGCTCGACCGGGGTCGTCGACCAACAGCTCGACCGCATGGGTTCACTGACCGGCACGTTGATCGGCGACGACGGCGAACCGGTGGCCGACATGATGGTCGGCCTCTACGGCGACTCGCCGTACTTCCCCGAGTACTACACCTACAGCGCGACCGATGGCTCGTTCGAACTGCTCGCACTGCAGCTCCGCACCTATCCGCGCCTGCACATCGGCAGTGTGGCCCCGCTCCCGACCGCCTACCTTCCGCTCGACGTCACCGACGGCCTGACAGTGACCGACGGGCTGGCGACCGATCTCGGCGTCGTCACCGTCGCCGTCGGCGCTGTCATCACCGGACAAGTCTTCGACGATGGTGGCTCACCGGTCGCCGGTGTCACGGTCACCGCAGGGGGCGTCTCGGGCGCTCGCTCGCATCCGTCCGGTGCCGACGGTACCTATGTCATCGGTGGCCTTGCCGACGGGACGTACGAGGTATCGAACCAGTCCGACGGCTCCGTCGGTGTGGCGACTGTCTCGAACGTTGCCACCGCGCTCGGACAACCGGCGACCGGGGTCGACCTCGTGTTGCCCGAGCCGGCGGCGACCGTTGCCGTCACCGGCACCGTCGTCGATAGCCAGGGGCAGCCGATCGCCGGTGTCAACATCACCGCCAGTCACGAGCTCGGCTACTGGACACGACAGGGAGTCACCGGCCCCGATGGGACCTACTCGGTCGAGCTCGGCCTGGGCGGCAACACGATCGTTCGCGCCAATGGCGGCAGCGTCGGCTACGGGTCGGCGGTCAGCGACGCGGTGGTCGAGGGGAGCGTCGGCGCCGAGGGTGTCGACTTCGCACTGACCAAGCTGCCGTCGATCGTTGGCACCGTGAGCGGTCCCGACGGTCATCCAATCGCCGGCATCCGCGTGGGCGGGTCCTGGTCGAACGTCGAGACCGACGCCCAGGGACACTATGAGTACCTGTGGGCCTCGCCCGGCGACTTCGCACTCGGTTTCGCCGATCCCAGCGCCAGGTTCGCCCCGTCGACCCAGATCGTCACGGTCCCCGCGGGAGAGTCCGTCACGACCCTCGACGTCCAACTGGCGCACGGCTACACCCTCAGCGGTCGTGTGTCCGGTCCGAACGGCGAGGTCGCCCCGGATCTCACCGTGCAGCTGCTCGATGGCGACGGTGCGATCATCGACACGGCATCGACCAGCTCGGTCGGCACCTACGCCATCTACGGCGTGCCGACCGGTTCCTACGTCATCCGTGTGATCGATGATCGGCCCAGCCCGACGTGGGGTGAGTCGTACCTCGACGACGGCGCAGCGGTCGTGGTCAGCGGCGCCACGAGCGGGCTCGACATCGAGCTGGTGCCCAACGGGACCATCTCGGGTCGCGTGACCAACGAACTCGGTGCCAGCATGGTGAACGCAGAGGTCACCGCAGTCCGACACGACAGCGGTCTCGCCGTGGCCGTCGCAATGACCGACAGCGGCGGCAACTACACACTCTCCGGACTCGGTTCGGCGTCCTACGACATCCGCTTCGACGGCGACGCTGTTGGCGCCGAGTGGTACGACGACGCCCTCGACCGGGCTGGCGCGCTGGCGGTCGTCGTGCCGGCCGGCGGCTCGATCACGAACATCGACGCGAGCGTGGGACCGGAGACGGAGGTGTCGGGGACAGTCACCGACGTCAACGGTGATCCCGTCGCCAACCTGGCCATCACCACCGTCCCCGTCGACGGTGACAACGTCGTCGACTGGGCCTACACCGGGGCCGACGGCACCTATCAGCTGTCGGTCGATCCGGGCAGCTACCACATCGTCACCGGCGAGCAGGTCGGCGTCGCCGCCACCTGTTACGGCGACACCGTCGACCGCTCGGCGGCGATCGCGGTCGACGTGGCTCGGACCGATCTCGTCGACATCGACATCGAGGTCGCCCACGGCGCCACCGGCACGATCTCCGGCGTGGTCCTCGATGGTGATGGCGCACCGAGCGAGGGCGGCGCGGTCACCGTTCGCAACGTCGACACCGGCGAGACGTATCAGTACTTCCCGGGCGGCGATGGCCTGTGGTCGGTGCTCGTACCCGCGGGGGCCTACACCGCCGAGGTCTACGTCTACGCCAGCGACGTCACGTTCGTCCACGGTGGCGACACCCCGACGGTGTTCGAGATCGGCGACGGGACGACCATCGACAACGTGGTCCTGACACTCGACGGCTCCACACCGGAGGTGACACCCGGTGCCGGTGTCGTCGCCAACGCCGATGCCGCCTCGACCGATGAAGACGTCGCTGTCGTGGTCGATGTGCTTGCGAACGACGTCGACCTGGCCGATCCCGTGGTCACCATCGTCACCTCGGCTGACCACGGCACGCTCGACGTGTTGGCCGGCGGCACCGTTCGCTACACGCCGAACGAGCACTGGCACGGTGTCGACGCCTTCACCTATCAGGTGTGTACCAGCGCCTCGGCCTGCGACTCAGCCATCGTCACCGTGAGCGTGGCAAGTATCAACGATCGGCCCCTTGCGGTCGACGATTCCTACTCGGTCGCCTCGGTGAACGATCCGTTCGTCACACCGGCCCCCGGCGTCCTTTCGAACGACAGCGACGTCGACGGCGACGCACTGACCGCCGAGCTCGTCACCGGCCCAGCCCACGGCACCGTCGTGGTCGGATCCGACGGAGGCTTCACCTACACCCCCGACGGCTCGTCTTGCGGCTCAGAGACCTTCGAGTACCGGGTGAGCGATGCGGTCGACACCGATACGGGCACCGTGACGCTCGAGATCACCTGCCCGGCAGCCACGACGACCACCACCACGCAGCCAACCACCACCACGACCCAGCCCACCACGACGACGACGCAGCCCACGACGACCACGACGACCCAGCCGACCACGACGACGACCACCCGTCCGGCGACGACCACGACGACGGCAGCGCCCGTGCGACGCGATCTGCCGCTGAACGATGCGACGTCGTTGGCGGAGGTGATCGAGTCGAGGGACTACGTGCCCGACCGGGACGCCGACACCATGCGGCTGTACCGGGCGTTCTTCGATCGTGATCCCGACCTGGCCGGGGCCAAGTACTGGTTGGTCGAATCACGTTCTGGCATCAACTACGACGACGTCGCCTGGGGCTTCGCCAACTCGACCGAGTTCCAGCAGACGTACGGTGGTGGCCTCACCAACCGGCGCTTCCTCGAGATCGTCTACACGAACGTGCTCGGTCGCACGCCCGACCCGGTCGGGTTCAACTACTGGCTCGCCACGATGGATGCCGGCCTCGATCGACATCTGGTCGTTCGCTGGGTGGCGGCAGGGCACGAGTTCGAAGCCCGCTTCCCGTATCAGCCGAGCAGCTGA
- a CDS encoding FxLYD domain-containing protein, whose amino-acid sequence MSDQPLPPPAPGQGPIPPQQIIIQQKKGGTWWKVLLVLFGLLVLGTAGCVALIGGAAKEVSDSIDEAEDQRAADEALVEDNAVVTACVLAEFGTATATVEFTNPLDEEKGYVSIEVGFLDDEGTVVGSGTVVFENLSPGQKAVGEATAFDLADGTTSVNCEVTDGTVF is encoded by the coding sequence ATGAGCGACCAACCACTTCCCCCACCGGCACCGGGCCAGGGGCCGATCCCACCGCAGCAGATCATCATCCAGCAGAAGAAGGGCGGCACCTGGTGGAAGGTGCTGCTCGTCCTCTTCGGACTGCTCGTACTCGGCACGGCAGGGTGCGTCGCCCTGATCGGTGGCGCCGCGAAGGAGGTGTCCGACTCGATCGACGAGGCCGAGGATCAGCGGGCCGCCGATGAGGCGCTCGTCGAGGACAACGCCGTCGTGACCGCTTGTGTGCTCGCCGAGTTCGGCACGGCAACGGCGACCGTCGAGTTCACCAACCCGCTCGACGAAGAGAAGGGCTACGTCTCGATCGAGGTCGGCTTCCTCGACGACGAAGGCACTGTCGTCGGCTCGGGCACGGTCGTGTTCGAGAACCTGTCACCGGGCCAGAAGGCGGTCGGCGAGGCCACCGCCTTCGACCTGGCCGACGGGACCACCAGCGTCAACTGCGAGGTCACCGACGGGACGGTGTTCTGA
- a CDS encoding phosphotransferase family protein, whose translation MQSPDGLDLTAFGAWAAANGIELVGPLSASRVEGGHSCLTYLVDDTAGTRVVVRRPPLGHVLQSAHDVVREHRIVAALQDTGIPVAPVLGVCDNTDVIGAPFFVMAFVPGGVLNEGADVPRILPGNDERRTAGFSLVDALAELHRVDVDEVGLGDLSRRDGYLDRQLRRWERQWNASKTRELDTMTELHEWLVANQPAPSDEVRIVHGDFRLGNALLNHDGTVAAMLDWELCTLGEPMADLAYLLRSWIEPGEPISSSTEPPTRVGGFPTRQDLTDRYAERTGRSIESLDYWMAFNAWRSAAIAEGVLRRYMDGNMGEQDQDLDAFRLGVEISAQAGLDAARG comes from the coding sequence ATGCAATCACCCGACGGACTCGATCTCACGGCCTTCGGTGCGTGGGCAGCGGCCAACGGCATCGAGCTGGTTGGCCCGCTATCGGCGTCACGGGTCGAGGGTGGCCACTCGTGTCTCACCTACCTCGTCGACGACACCGCCGGCACTCGGGTCGTCGTGCGCCGACCTCCGCTCGGTCATGTGCTGCAGTCGGCTCACGACGTGGTCCGTGAGCACCGCATCGTCGCCGCCCTGCAAGACACCGGCATTCCCGTCGCCCCCGTCCTCGGCGTCTGCGACAACACCGACGTCATCGGCGCTCCGTTCTTCGTGATGGCGTTCGTCCCCGGCGGCGTGCTCAACGAAGGAGCCGACGTTCCCCGCATCCTCCCCGGCAACGACGAACGGCGCACGGCGGGCTTCTCGTTGGTCGACGCGCTCGCCGAGCTCCATCGAGTCGACGTCGACGAGGTCGGCCTCGGCGACCTGTCACGCCGAGACGGCTACCTCGACCGTCAACTCCGCCGCTGGGAGCGGCAGTGGAACGCGTCCAAGACCCGCGAGCTCGACACGATGACCGAACTCCACGAATGGCTGGTCGCAAACCAACCCGCTCCGTCGGACGAGGTCCGCATCGTCCACGGCGACTTCCGTCTCGGCAACGCCCTGCTGAACCACGACGGCACGGTGGCGGCCATGCTCGATTGGGAGCTGTGCACCCTCGGCGAGCCGATGGCCGACCTCGCCTACCTCCTCCGGTCGTGGATCGAGCCCGGCGAGCCCATCAGCTCGAGCACCGAACCACCGACTCGTGTCGGCGGCTTCCCCACCCGCCAGGACCTCACTGATCGCTACGCCGAGCGGACCGGACGCAGCATCGAGAGCCTCGACTACTGGATGGCCTTCAACGCCTGGCGCTCGGCGGCGATCGCCGAAGGTGTCCTGCGCCGCTACATGGACGGCAACATGGGCGAGCAAGACCAAGACCTCGACGCGTTCCGACTCGGCGTCGAGATCTCGGCCCAAGCGGGACTCGACGCCGCTCGAGGCTGA
- a CDS encoding Rid family hydrolase has product MSDRTPIIPAGQEAYYERFHFAPAMKVGNTVYLSGIVGAPAGAPIPDDPAEEFAAVFSLMDATLVAAGGSIADVVELTSYHTDMSLMGAFMKAKDAAIGEPYPAWTAIGCTGLAQPGARVEVKATAVLDG; this is encoded by the coding sequence ATGAGCGACCGCACGCCGATCATTCCCGCCGGCCAAGAGGCCTACTACGAGCGGTTCCACTTCGCTCCGGCCATGAAGGTGGGCAACACCGTCTACCTGTCGGGCATCGTCGGCGCCCCTGCCGGGGCGCCGATACCCGACGATCCGGCCGAGGAGTTCGCAGCGGTGTTCTCCTTGATGGACGCCACGCTCGTCGCTGCCGGAGGGTCGATCGCCGATGTGGTCGAGCTCACCTCGTATCACACCGACATGTCACTCATGGGCGCCTTCATGAAAGCCAAAGACGCCGCGATCGGCGAGCCCTATCCGGCATGGACCGCCATCGGCTGCACCGGATTGGCCCAGCCCGGTGCCCGGGTCGAGGTGAAGGCGACCGCCGTCCTCGACGGCTGA
- a CDS encoding TauD/TfdA family dioxygenase — protein sequence MDLATVGVTPERTSDPAKALRLVQRDGAAILTRAGLSEADARAVGFSIFNRTLLAVPSGVKVSDAGDRGQRPSGSSNATRSQCHTSGYSYGQHYPDAVVLLCQWQSEVGGASILVDGYKLFELMIDDPEYAPLAARLATTPVDQTDPGMQPLIRPIVSTTDRGRRMLVTANVEHIRPCLDSSNPVADLAMIERWYDLLDAAAERVEHPKLRNGEALIIDNYRVLHGREPYEDQRRTLWRLWLWTEDSAYGAPSVPLHSDNRHTAA from the coding sequence ATGGACCTCGCCACCGTCGGTGTCACCCCGGAACGTACGTCGGATCCCGCCAAGGCGCTGCGACTGGTGCAGCGTGACGGCGCCGCCATCCTGACCCGGGCCGGGTTGAGTGAAGCCGACGCCCGGGCGGTCGGGTTCTCGATCTTCAACCGGACGCTCCTCGCGGTGCCGTCGGGTGTGAAGGTCAGCGACGCCGGCGACCGAGGGCAGCGCCCGTCGGGGAGTTCCAATGCCACTCGGTCGCAGTGCCACACCTCGGGCTACTCCTACGGTCAGCACTACCCCGACGCCGTGGTCCTGCTTTGCCAGTGGCAGAGCGAGGTCGGCGGGGCCTCGATTCTGGTCGACGGCTACAAGCTGTTCGAGCTGATGATCGACGACCCCGAGTACGCACCGTTGGCGGCGCGGCTGGCGACCACACCGGTCGACCAGACCGACCCCGGCATGCAGCCGCTGATCCGACCGATCGTGAGCACGACCGACCGAGGCCGCCGCATGCTCGTCACCGCCAACGTCGAACACATCCGCCCGTGCCTCGACAGCTCGAACCCCGTCGCCGACCTGGCGATGATCGAACGGTGGTACGACCTCCTCGACGCCGCCGCCGAGCGTGTCGAACACCCGAAGCTGCGCAACGGTGAGGCGTTGATCATCGACAACTACCGGGTGCTCCACGGTCGTGAGCCCTACGAGGACCAGCGTCGCACCCTGTGGCGACTGTGGCTCTGGACCGAGGACTCCGCCTACGGCGCGCCGAGCGTTCCACTGCACTCCGACAACCGGCACACCGCCGCCTGA
- a CDS encoding phosphotransferase family protein: MDEPIEHRLERWLSEVEGAPVTVEGFAPVSAGARRVNALFDAVRPGGTERLSFTMNQTEEIEIIGVAVEAGVRTLAEQAGVRTPKIHHVCTDPSAVGGPFFISTAVDGVSIPRQIMRKVDSLGLGETIVDQLGTAMARLHSIDIDLAPELLPRPENADPVMTALGLLREAIDTMVEPSPTFSMALRRLEDSAPDEPASIVIVHRDIRVGNIIVDDDGLAAVLDWETCHLGDAMEDLVWPCLRMWRFSENQHRVGGLAGIDVLRSAYERGGGQWDQTRFDWWRLLATVRWGVSLTGQARAHLEGRHRSIVMAASGRRRSELEYDTLMLLRPGR, encoded by the coding sequence ATGGACGAGCCGATCGAGCACCGCCTCGAGCGATGGTTGAGCGAGGTCGAAGGAGCGCCGGTGACCGTCGAGGGCTTTGCGCCGGTATCGGCCGGCGCCCGTCGAGTCAACGCCCTCTTCGACGCCGTGCGTCCCGGCGGGACCGAACGTCTGTCGTTCACCATGAACCAGACCGAGGAGATCGAGATCATCGGCGTGGCGGTCGAGGCGGGCGTGCGGACCCTGGCCGAGCAGGCAGGCGTGCGCACGCCGAAGATCCACCACGTCTGCACCGACCCCTCGGCAGTCGGGGGCCCGTTCTTCATCAGCACCGCCGTCGACGGTGTCTCGATCCCACGGCAGATCATGCGCAAGGTCGACTCGCTCGGACTGGGTGAGACGATCGTCGATCAGCTGGGCACGGCGATGGCACGGCTCCACTCGATCGACATCGACCTCGCTCCCGAGCTGCTGCCCCGGCCCGAGAACGCCGACCCGGTCATGACCGCGCTCGGTCTGTTGCGAGAGGCGATCGACACCATGGTCGAACCGTCGCCGACGTTCTCGATGGCCCTGCGCCGGCTCGAGGACAGCGCGCCCGACGAGCCGGCGTCCATTGTGATCGTCCACCGCGACATCCGAGTGGGCAACATCATCGTCGACGACGACGGCCTGGCCGCAGTGCTCGACTGGGAGACGTGCCACCTCGGCGATGCGATGGAAGACCTGGTGTGGCCATGTCTTCGCATGTGGCGCTTCAGTGAGAACCAGCACCGCGTCGGCGGCCTCGCCGGCATCGACGTGCTGCGCTCGGCGTACGAACGTGGCGGCGGCCAGTGGGACCAGACGAGATTCGACTGGTGGCGGCTGCTCGCCACCGTGCGGTGGGGCGTGTCGTTGACGGGCCAGGCTCGCGCCCATCTCGAGGGTCGACATCGCTCGATCGTGATGGCGGCGTCCGGTCGACGACGCAGTGAACTCGAGTACGACACGTTGATGCTGCTTCGTCCCGGCCGATAG
- a CDS encoding HNH endonuclease, whose translation MTTAPIKGSRPAPYDDEFDSDGLLTYRYRGTDPNHRDNVGLRQTMIHGKGLIYLHGLEPGWYQATWPVFVIEDHPSELAVKVMMADPGNFTSTLDPGTVDVAERRYYEVVTRKRLHQAEFRQRVLRAYRRSCGFCSLKHTELLDAAHIKPDGLGGSTATSNGLALCKIHHAAFDQQIVGIRPDLVLQVRQDVLDEVDGPMLRHGLQALDQQKLLVPHRPLDRPNVTALEERYESFLAR comes from the coding sequence ATGACGACGGCGCCAATCAAGGGAAGCCGACCCGCTCCCTATGACGACGAGTTCGACTCCGACGGTCTCCTCACGTACCGCTACCGAGGAACAGATCCGAACCATCGGGACAACGTCGGCCTTCGTCAGACCATGATCCACGGCAAGGGCCTCATCTACCTGCACGGACTCGAGCCAGGCTGGTACCAGGCGACGTGGCCCGTGTTTGTCATCGAGGACCACCCGTCCGAGCTTGCTGTGAAGGTCATGATGGCGGATCCCGGCAACTTCACCTCGACACTCGACCCTGGCACCGTCGATGTCGCCGAGCGGCGCTACTACGAAGTCGTCACTAGGAAGCGACTTCACCAGGCCGAGTTTCGTCAGCGAGTACTTAGGGCATATCGCCGGTCATGCGGTTTCTGCAGTCTGAAGCACACCGAATTGTTGGACGCTGCACATATCAAGCCAGATGGACTCGGTGGCTCGACTGCGACGTCCAACGGACTGGCGCTGTGCAAAATCCATCACGCTGCTTTTGACCAACAGATCGTCGGCATTCGACCCGACCTCGTCCTCCAGGTCCGACAGGACGTGCTCGACGAGGTGGACGGTCCCATGCTACGTCACGGCCTTCAGGCGCTTGACCAACAGAAGTTGCTCGTACCGCATCGTCCGTTGGACCGACCCAATGTCACCGCGCTCGAAGAGCGGTACGAATCGTTTCTCGCTCGCTAG
- a CDS encoding DUF6285 domain-containing protein, translating into MQNEPSAADLLSVVAETLRNDVVPALTGATQHHARVAASLVSIVERELRIGVGSNEAELVTVREMLRAMSVDDVPVDLASARATLSQVLRSRTLDDPATQELIWNGLLEGVIADLEIAKPGYADWSED; encoded by the coding sequence ATGCAGAACGAACCGAGTGCCGCCGATCTGTTGTCGGTGGTGGCCGAGACGCTGCGCAACGACGTGGTGCCGGCGCTCACCGGAGCGACACAACACCATGCCCGGGTGGCGGCGAGCCTGGTCAGCATCGTCGAGCGGGAACTTCGTATCGGCGTGGGGTCCAACGAAGCCGAGCTCGTCACGGTCCGGGAGATGTTGCGGGCGATGTCGGTCGACGACGTCCCCGTCGATCTGGCCTCGGCCCGGGCCACGCTGAGCCAGGTGCTACGAAGCAGGACCCTGGACGATCCGGCCACACAGGAGCTGATCTGGAACGGGCTCCTCGAAGGCGTGATCGCCGATCTCGAGATCGCCAAGCCGGGGTATGCCGACTGGAGCGAGGACTGA